The Desulfovibrio sp. G11 region AATCCCTGGGGAGGTTCTTCATCGCCCCAGTATACATGGCGTTCCCACTGTACCGGAGCGTTTTGCGGCAGCAGGCCGCCGTCGGCAGCCGGAGGGTATGCCGACAGCTGCCGGGCGAGATGGTCGCGCAACAGTTGCCCGTCAGGGCAGACAAGGAGGGAAAAACCAGGGCGGGTAGTGCTCATAACCCTATCATAGCGGTAAAAGTTTTTGTGGGGAAGAGTTATGGGGAAGGGAAGCCTTTACGACGCTTCCCTTCCCCATAACATATTCTCGGTCAATTACCGGGCACAGCCGGGCATGGAGTCTTTCGCATGGTAACGGTGCGCTTCGTCCCCAATAAGGAGTTTCCTGCGCGTTGTCATTCTGTCGAAAAACGTAATTTTCGGCAGAATCACGCCGTGTTACGGTGTGCTGGACTCTCGTGCCGTGTTAGTACATGCAAACTTTTTCACCGGTACAATGCGCTAATTGGCCACGATGTTGACCAGCTTGCCCGGAACCACCACCACCTTGCGGACAGTCAGCCCGGCTGTGTGGCGCTGCACCGAGCTGTCTGCAAGGGCGGCTTCTTCCATGGCGGCCTTGTCGGCCCCGGCGGGGATGTCCACCGTGCCGCGTAGTTTGCCGTTGACCTGAAGGGCCACAGTCACTGTATCCTGCGCCGTGGCCTCCTTGTCCCACTGGGGCCAGGGCTCGTCAGACAGGGATGCGTCATGCCCCAGGCGGTTCCACAGTTCTTCACAGACATGCGGGATTATGGGTGAAAGCAACGTAAGCACCGTGGCCATAGCTGAAGAGAATACCCGTCTGTCGCCTTCGGTCGATCCCATTTTTTCGCGTGAAATGTACATGGTGTTGACCAGTTCCATCACAGCGGCAATGGCTGTGTTGAACTGGAAGCGGTCTCCCATGTCTTCTCCGGCTTTTTTAACAGTCAGGTGTTCACGGCGGCGCAGATCGCGGGCTTCAGGGCTTTGGGCGTCCTGGGCAGTCGAGGCGCAGGCCTTGAGGGGCAGCAGGCGTGCCTGTTCTTCCACAAAAAGCCGCCATACGCGGTTGATGAAGCGCGAAGCCCCCTCAATGCCCGAATCGGACCAGTCGAAATCCCTTTCGGCAGGGGCGGCAAACAGGCAGAAAAGCCGCACAGTGTCTGCCCCATATTTTTTGATCATTTCTGTGGGGTCAACCACGTTGCCCTTGGATTTTGACATCTTGCCGCCGTCTTTGAGCACCATGCCCTGCGTGAGCAGGTTGTTGAAAGGCTCGGAAAGTTCGGGTGGGAAGAAACCCATGTCGCGCAGTACTTTTGTGAAAAAGCGGGAGTAGAGCAGATGCAGAATGGCATGCTCCACACCGCCGATGTACTGATCCACAGGCAGCCAGTACTTCACCGCGTCCATATCAAAAGGCGTTTCAGTGTCGCGGGCGCTGGCAAAGCGCGCGAAGTACCATGAGGACTCCACAAACGTGTCCATTGTATCTGTTTCGCGCCGGGCCGGACCGCCGCATTGGGGGCAGATGCACTGCGCGAAGGACGGCGTATCGGCCAGGGGGGACCGGCCATCGCTGCGGGTTTTTACATCCAGCGGCAGCAGTACGGGCAGGTTTTCTTCCTTTTCCGGCACAGCCCCGCACTTGTCGCAATAAATTACCGGGATAGGAGCGCCCCAGTAGCGCTGGCGCGAGATGTTCCAGTCACGCAGGCGGAACTGGGTGGTAGCTTTGCCCTTGCCGTTTTTTTCAAGGCTCTGGGCCACGGCTTTTTTGCCGTCTTCGTTGAGCATGCCGTCAAACTGGCCGGAATTGACCATGACGCCTTCACCGGTATAGGCCTCGGGCATGGTTTCGGGCGTGAGTTCCTGCCCTTCGGGGCAGATGACCACCTGTACGGGCAGGCTGTATTTGTGGGCAAACTCAAAGTCGCGCTGGTCGTGAGCGGGAACGCCCATAACCGCGCCCGTGCCGTAGTCGGCCAGGACAAAGTTGCCGAGCCACAGGGGAACACGCTGGCCCGTAAAGGGATGAAGCGCGTAAGCACCGGTGAAGATACCTTCTTTTTCCAGCAGGTCGGACTGGCGGTCCAGACGGTCCATGTTGCGGATGCGCTCTACAAAAGCCCGGACTTCATCGGCTTTTTCGTAGCCTTCAATCAGGTGCTCAACCAGGGGGTGCTCGGGGGCCAGCGTCATGAAGGTTACGCCGAAGACCGTGTCGGGCCTGGTGGTAAAGACGTCAATGCCCTTTACGCCTTCCACGTTTTTTTCCAGGCCAAAGGTAATGGCCGCACCGGTGGATTTGCCTATCCAGTTGCGCTGCATGGCGATGACGCGTTCAGGCCAGCCGCCTTCAAGCGTGCCAAGATCACGAAGCAGTTCATCGCCGTAGGCCGTGATCTTGAGAAACCACTGGGTCAGGTCTTTTTGCACCACGCGGCTGTCGCAACGCCAGCACAGACCGTCAATGACCTGTTCATTGGCCAGCACTGTATGACAGGAAGGGCACCAGTTCTGCGGGGCTTTTTTGCGGTAGACGAGTCCCTTTTTCAGCAGGCGCAGAAAAAACATCTGCTCCCACTGATAATATTCGGGGCGGCAGGTGGCGATTTCACGCGACCAGTCATAGGAATAGCCCAGCCGTTTCAATTGGGCGCGCATGGTGCGGATATTGGCATAGGTCCATTCCGCGGGATGGGTGTTGTTTTTGATGGCGGCGTTTTCCGCAGGCAGGCCAAAGGCGTCCCACCCCATAGGATGCAGCACGTTATAACCCTGCATGCGTTTGTTGCGCGCGACCACATCGCCGATGGAGTAGTTGCGCACATGGCCCATATGTATGTTGCCCGAAGGGTAGGGGAACATTTCGAGCACATAGTATTTGGGCTTGTTGCTTTCATGGCTGCAGGCAAAGGCGTTTTCTGCCTGCCAGCGGGCCTGCCATTTTTCTTCAATTGCTTGCGGATTGTAGCGTTCTTGCGTCATGGGGCATACCGGTTCAGATAGATGTATTGGAGGGTGCGGCGCAGCGTTGCAGCTCGCCGTTTTCCAGAGCCTTGGCCACAGCGTCGAGAATGCCGTTGATGAAGTTCTTGGCATTGCCTTCACCAAACTGGCGACTCAGCTCCAGAGCTTCATTGATGGCCACCTTGGGCGGTACATCAGCACGAAAAACAAGCTCATACGCAGCCAGCCGCAGCAGGGTCAGTTCAACCCGGCCCATACGGTCCACGCGCCAGTTGTGCGAAAAACGGCTGATAGTCTCGTCCAGAGCAGAGCTGTTGCTCCATACTCCTTCCACAAGCTCCCAGGAAAAGCCGCAGGCTTCCACAGGAACACCGCTTTCCTCACTGCGCGCCAGATTGTCAGGCGACATGCGAAAACTGCGGCGCAACTCTTCAAGAGAGCGGGCCGGCGTGAAGGAGAGACCGTACAGAACCTGAAAAGCCAGTTCACGCTCACCGCGCCTGGTGGCATTTTTGCCTTTGGCCATGGGTTACAACTGCTCCATAACGCGGATGGTTTCCAGCATGGCAGCCGCAGCTTCCACACCCTTGTTACCTGCCTTGGAACCGGCACGCTCAATGGCTTGCTCGATATTGTCGCAGGTCAGCAGGCCAAAGCCAACAGGCATGCTGTGTTGCAGCATGGCCTGGGCAATGCCCTTGCTGGCCTCGGCGCATACGTAATCAAAATGGGGAGTTCCACCACGGATGACAGCGCCCAGAGCCAGGATGCCGTCATACTTGCCGGACGCGGCCAGCTTCTGGCAGACCAGGGGCATCTCGAAAGCGCCGGGAATGCGCACCATGGTCACGTTTTCCATGTCCAGACCGTGACGCTCCAGATAGTCCAGCGCACCGCCCACCAGGCGGTCTACAATAAAGTCGTTAAAGCGGGTGGCCACAACGGCCACCTTGAGGCCCTTGGCGTCCAACTGGCCCGCAATGGTTTTCACAGTGCTCATGGCGACTCCTCGGCGCAACGATGCGCCCTGTTCCTTCGTGATATATGGGTTATAAAAATGTCATGCAAACGCGGCTGTGTCTGCGCCTGGCGAACTTCACCCGCAAGGGGCGTTTTCTGCGCATGACGCAAAAGTATGGCATGACGCTTCCGCGCGGCACGATGCCGCGCACGGTCATTGCCATATGGAAGGTCTATAGAAAACCTTGCCGCAACAGAAAATCCTTGCTCAGCCCCGATACTTCAGGGTCTGTCTTGTCGCTGTTTGTACTGTTTCCGGCCCAGGGACCCAGCAGGCGGCGGACGTATTTTCCGATGAGGTCGGTTTCCATATTGACCGTCACGCCCGGACGCCAGTGCAGCATGGTGGTGCGCTTCTGTGTATCGGGGATGATGTTGACCTCAAGAAAATCCGGGCCGCAATCATTGACCGTAAGACTTATGCCGTCAAGAGACACGGACCCCTTGGGGATAACCTCCGCCCCAAATTCGGCGGGAAAGACAAGGCGGCAGCAAAGGGACTGTCCGGTCCGGCGTACTTCGCGCACGGTGGCAAGGCAGTCCACGTGACCGCTCACCAGATGCCCTCCCAGACGGTCGCCCATGGCCAGCGCCCTTTCCAGGTTGACCAGATGCCCGACTTGCAGGCCGCCCAGAGTTGTGCGCGTGAGCGTCTCGGCCGAGGCATAGGCTGTGAAGGTGTTGGCCCCGTGTTCTTCCACTGACAGGCAGGCTCCGTTGACGGCAATGGATTCGCCATCAATGATGTTGGGCAAGGTAAACAGGGGGCGCAGACATATACGGCATTCCGTGCCGCTTTTACGCATGGAGCGCACCTCGCCCTGTCCCTGTATGATACCGGTAAACATGATTTCCTACTTTTCTTCCACGGCTTGCAGCGGGCGCAGCTCAATATGGATGTCGCCCCCGCTGATGTGGCTGCCTGTCACGCGCATGCGCAGGGCTTCGTCCAGGCTGAGGGGGGCACGGCCGGAAAAAAGCGGTTGCGCGTCCGCGTCTCCCAGAATCATCGGGGCCATATGCAGGCGGAATTCGTCCACAACGCCAGCCTCAAGAAGGCTGAGGGCCAGATGCCCGCCGCCTTCGCACAGCAGATAGGGGCAATCCAGCTCTTCACGCATTGTGCGCAGCATATGGGTCAGGTCCGGCCCGCCGCGCAGGCTCGGCCCCAGTGAAAGAACGCGCACTCCCATGTCGCGCAGGGCCTTGGCTGTGGTGGAGGCCGCCGCAGCAGGCGAGGCCAGAAATACGGTCTGCTGGGGCCGCTCTTTGAGCAGGTAAAAATCGGCATCCGGCTGGGGCAGGCGTGAGGTGAGCACGCAGGCCAGGGGCTGCGGGCCGAGAGGCTCGCCATCATTGATGGGCCGCACGGTAAGCCGCGGATCGTCAGCCCTGAACGTGCCCCCGCCCACAAGTACAGCGCCGCCGCAGCGGCCTATGCCGGCCCTGAGGCGCTGTACTTCCTGCCGGGATTCTTCCGAACTGATCCACTGCGACTCGCCCTTGCGCGTGGCTATACGCCCATCAAGTGTGGCGGCCATTTTAAGAATCACGTAGGGGCGCTGTGCCTGCTGCCAGACAAGAAAATCTGCCACAAGGTCACGGCAGGCATCTGCGCAGACGCCCTCAATGACATCCAGGCCGGATTCGCGCAGCCGGCATGCGCCGCCGCAGGCTTCGGGATTGGGGTCGGACAGCCCCACCACGATTTTTTTTATGCCTGCCCGCAGCACGGCATCGGTGCAGGGGGGAGTTTTGCCCTGATGGCAGCACGGTTCAAGCGTGACAACCAGCGTACACTCAGAAGGGTCGACTCCTTGCGCGGCAGCGTCATTAAGGCAGTCCACCTCGGCATGGTCCAGCCCGAAGGCGCGATGCCAGCCCCTGGCGACAATGTGTCCATCGCGCACAAGAACAGCCCCCACCATCGGGTTGGGGCAGGTCTTCCAGCGGCCCTGTTGTGCCAGCGCGATGGCTTCGCGCATAAAGGGGGTGTAATCCAGTTCAGACATGGCTACTCCGGCCGGGGGCTTATGGCGGGTGGGGTAAAGTCCAGCCTTTCCAGTTGAATCCCGGCTTCCTTGAGCATGGTAGTGGCAAGCTCGTCAGGATAGTGCTCGGCGTAATAGATGCGCCTTATACCGCAGTTGATAAGCATTTTGCTGCATTGCACGCAGGGATGGGTGGTGCAGTACAGTTCGGCTCCGCTGATATTTATGCCGTGCACGGCCGCCTGGATGATAACGTTCTGTTCTGCGTGCAGCCCCCGGCAGATTTCATGCCTCTGTCCCGATGGAATGCCCATCTGTTCGCGCAGGCAGCCTACCTCAAGACAGTGGGGAACTCCCGCGGGCGCACCGTTATAGCCGGTGGCGAGAATGCGTTTGTCCTTCACTGCCACAGCCCCCACCCGGCGGCGCGTGCAGGTGGAGCGCCCACTGACAAGGTAGGTGATGTTCATGAAGTACTCGGGCCAGGGCAATCTTTGCATGGGATATCCGTTAAATTTTTCGCTAGTGTACATAGGGGAAGCGTAAAAGCCAAGCCGACGGTTCGGCTTTTCGGCATAAAGGCTGTTTCACCGGAGCCAGGCTCAAGGTTTTTTCGGTATCCCGCAGGTTGTGCAGGTGCAAGGTTCAGTGAAGCCTCGTTGCGCAACGGCGGCCCGGAAGCCGAAACCTCCGGGCCGCGATGATCGCGGCAGGCGTCTGCCTGCCGGTACGGCCTGACCGTAAGCAGCCCGCTGAAGTTTCTGACCGGCGGCGGGGATGTTGGCCTGAATGCCGCTCTGGCGTTTTTTGAGCCGGCCACCGGATTCAACCGTCCGGGCCTTGCAGAGCGGATGCTTTACAAGGCCCGGATATTTTTTACCTGTCAACTGAACGCCCGGAGATCTGAAAACCTTTGAAAAGGGCAACCTTGCAAATGTTTTCAGGCAAGGTGGGCGAACAGGGGGAACTGATGTGCGAATTCTTCAACGTTTTTACGAATTTTTTCAAGTTCCGCAGTGTCGTTCCGTTTTTCAAGCGCTGTAATGATAAACTGCCCCACAGTGCGCATGTGCTCCTGCTTCATGCCGCGCGTGGTAAGGGCGGCAGTGCCCAGGCGTATGCCGGACGTAACGAAGGGCGAGCGCGTTTCAAAGGGCACGGTGTTTTTATTGACCGTGATGCCCGCCGTATCCAGGGCAATTTCAGCGTCCTTGCCGGTAATATCCCTGCTGGTCAGGTCAACCAGCATGAGGTGGTTGTCCGTACCGCCGGAGACAAGGTCGTAACCCGCTTCCGTAAGGCATGCGGCCAGGGTTGCGGCGTTATCCAGCACCTGCTGCTGATACACCTTGAAGGCAGGGTGCAGGGCTTCGCCCAGGGCCACGGCCTTGGCGGCAATGACATGCATGAGGGGACCGCCCTGAATGCCGGGGAAAATCTGACTGTTCAGGGTTTTGCCCATATCTTCCGTGGACAGTATCATGCCGCCGCGCGGACCGCGCAGGGTTTTGTGCGTGGTTGTGGTGGTGATATGGGCATGCGGAACCGGGCTTTGGTGCAGACCTGCAGCCACGAGACCCGCGATGTGGGCCATGTCCACCACAAGCTTTGCGCCCACCTCATCGGCAATGGCGCGAAAACGGGCAAAATCAATGGCGCGGGGGTAGGCGCTGGCGCCGGCAACAATGACACTGGGCTTGTGTTCGCGGGCTTTTGCGGCCACATCGTCATAGTCGATGCGCCCGGTTTCGCGCTGCACCCCATACGAGATGATCTTGAAAAGACGGCCGGAAAAGTTCACGGGGCTGCCGTGAGTGAGGTGCCCGCCGTGGGAAAGGTCCATGCCAAGAATGGTGTCACCGGGTTTGAGAACTGCCAGGTAGGCGGCCATGTTGGCCTGTGAGCCGGAGTGGGGCTGCACGTTGACGTATTGTGCGTCAAAAAGCAGCTTGGCTCTTTCCTGCGCCAGGGTTTCCACCATATCCACGTATTCGCAGCCGCCGTAGTAGCGCTTGCCGGGATAGCCTTCGGCGTATTTGTTGGTCAGTACGCTGCCCTGGGCTTCGCGCACCGCCGTGGAAACAATGTTTTCCGAGGCGATAAGCTCAAGCTTGCCCATCTGCCTTTGCGATTCCAGAGCAATGGCCTTTGCGATTTCCGGGTCTTGCAGCAGAATTTCATCCATGAACTTGGCATCCTTAGTGAAATATACTGCCCGCCACAGTGGCGGGCAGTGTGTGTACTGGGCTGGCCCGGCGGAGAGTACAGCGTCCGGCGGCCTGTTACAGGCTTTCGGACGGTGCTGACCAGTCAGGCGGGCCGTGGCGATAGCGGGGCCTTTTTTTCAGAAGGCGCTGATCAGCGGCCTGGTTGTCCGTGATCTGCCCGGATTTCCTGTGCGAACCCCTGTGCGCTGACGCACCTGATTCGCGCATGGTGTCTTGCCGAAAGGGAGCGGATGCCCACCCGCCGGAGCTTTCTGAAAAACAGGGTTGTCCCGTAGCGGCGCGGAGACGCTAACCGTGCGCCGCCGGATGCCTGCCGGAAATACGAACCGTACCGGCAGGCATGGCGGACGGCATGCTATTTATCGTCCCACTTCTTCAGGATCAGGCTGGCATTGGTGCCGCCAAAGCCAAAAGAGTTGCACATGGCATACTCACAGGCGATATTTTGGGATCCGTCAGCCATATAGTCGAGATCGCATTCCGGATCGGGATTTTCAAGGTTGATGGTACCCGGCAGCTTTTCATCATGCAGGGCCAGCGCGGTGAAGACAGATTCTATGCCGCCGGCCGCGCCGAGCAGGTGACCGGTCATGGATTTGGTGGCAGAGATTTTGACCTTCTTGGCGTGGGCGCCGAAAACCAGCTTGATCGCCTTCGTTTCCGTGCTGTCATTGAGCATGGTGGACGTGGCGTGGGCATTGATGTGCCCGATGGCCGACGGGTCTATCCCGGCTTCGCGCAGGGCATTTTGCATGGCGCGGGCCATGCCTTCGCCATTTTCACAGGGGGCGGTCATGTGGTAGGCGTCGCCCGACGCGCCATAGCCGACCAGCTCCGCATATATCCTGGCCCCGCGTTCCTGAGCCGATTCCAGCGTTTCAACAAAGAGCAGCCCGGCCCCTTCGCCGATGACAAAGCCATCGCGTTTGGCGTCGAACGGGCGCGAGGCCTTGGTGGGGTCGTCATTGTACTGGGTGGAGAGCGCCTTGAGCGCCGTAAAGCCGGCCACGCCGAGGGGCGTTACCGTGGCCTCCACACCACCGGTGATGACAGCCTTGACCCGCCCCAGCAGAATTTCGCTGAACGCGGTACCCATGGCATGAATGGCCGAGGCGCAGGCCGTGGTGGTGACAATATTGGGGCCTTTGGCGCCTGTAAAGATGGAAATCTGCCCCGGACCCATGTTTGAAATCAACATGGGAATCATGAAGGGCGATATCCTGTTGGGGCCGGCCTCCAGCAGCTTGGCGTGGTACGTTTCAATAGTGTGCAGGCCGCCAAGGCCGATGCCGAGAATAACGGCGGTGTCATAGGCATTGGCGTCCGTCACTTCATAGCCCGCGTCCCTGAGCAGCATCTGGGCCGAAGCCACGGCAAACTGGGTAAAACGGTCCATGCGCCGCACCTGTTTGGCGGGCATGAAATCTTCGGGCACAAAATTTTTCACTTCTCCCGCGATACGCGAATCGTAGGCGGAAGCGTCAAAAAGCGTGATGGGCGCGATGCCCGACTCGCCTGCGAGCAGTTTTTTCCAGGTGCTCTCAATATCGTTGGCGAGGGGCGTAACGCCGCCAACGCCGGTGATTACTACGCGGGGACGGGTCATGCATGCTCCTTTGGTGCGGGAGGGGGCTTTACCGCCCCCTCGCACGCTGCATATCTGGCGAACAAACCTTGCTATTTCTTTTCTTCGATATAGGCAATGGCGTCCTGAACTTTCAGGATCTTCTGAGCGTCCTCGTCGGCGATTTCGACTTCGAACTCTTCTTCCATGGCCATGATCAGTTCAGTCAGGTCCAGGGAGTCGGCGCCCAGGTCTTCCACGAAGCTGGCTTCGGGTTTGACTTCATCAGCGCTGACGCCCAGCTGGTCTACAATAATTTTTTTAACTTTTTCGGCGACATCAGACATGGTATCCTCCAGGTAATTTTAATATCCATCCAAACCCCGGCTTCAGGGCTGTGCCGGGTGCGTCTTCGGTTGTTCTGCTTACGTGTTTTCACGTTAGCTGCCTGGCCAACAAACATGCCTTGCGTTGTGCAGCCGCGCTTTTGCAAGACAGTGGCTGAAACAGGGTTGCCCTTGCAGGCCCCGGCATTGCAGCCGGGGATGGCCCGTTAAGCCGGGCATGTTTCGTGGCGCGGATTGTCAGCAACAACCCGCACAGGAGCAGCTAACAGTTTTACTGCAAAACTGCGCTAGCAGTACATGCCCCCATTCACTCCAAGCACCTGCCCGGTAATGTAGGCGGCCCTGTCCGAGGCGAGAAAAGCCACGGCATCGGCCACTTCCTGGGCAGTGCCCATGCGCTTGAGCGGGATAACTTCCTCATAGCTTTTACGCACATCGTCGCCGAGGGCGGCGGTCATGTCCGTTTCAATAAAGCCGGGAGCCACGGCGTTGACCGTGATCTGGCGTGCGGCCAGTTCCTTGGCGCAGGACTTGGTGAGACCCAGCAGGGCGGCCTTGGCCGAGGCGTAGTTGGCCTGACCGGCGTTGCCCATTTGGCCCACCACCGAAGAAATGTTTACAATACGACCCTTGCGGGCCCTGCTCATGATTTTGGCGGCCTCGCGGATGCAGATGAAGGCCCCGCGCAGGTTGACGTTGATTACCCGATCAAAGTCCTCATCCTTCATGCGGATAAGAAAACCGTCCTTGGTGATGCCCGCATTGTTCACGAGCACGGCAAGATCAACCTTGTCTTTGATCTCTGTCGTGAAAAAATCGGAAACAGCGACGCCGTCGCTCACATCAAGGGCAAAAGCCCTGGCCTGGCCGCCCGCCGCCCTGATTTCATCCACCACCTGCTCCGCCTCTGCGGGGCGGCTCACATAGGTGAGAAAAACCTGAAAGCCGTCCCGGGCAAGGGTTTGGGCAATGGCCCGCCCTATGCCGCGCGAACCGCCCGTCACAAGAGCTGTAGGCGTGGCGGTGGGCGTGGAATGCTCTGTACTCATGCTCGTTCTGCCTTTGCTGAAGGTGTCGTTTTTATAGCCCGCTCCGGCGCCTGTTTCAATGCTGCCGGAAGGGCGAAAAATGCGCGCGGTTGCACTGTCTCACGGCCGCGTCGTCTTCGGGGCAACTGGCATGCCCGCCCGGCGGTTTTGCCGGGATCTTTCCGCGTTTTCCGGGGCAGCCGTCATTTCACGGGCTGCGCCGCCCGGGCAGCAGCAGAGTATACGCCGGAAACGCCGTAGAACGGTGGTAACACCGTTACGGACGCTTTATCAAAGCAAAAAAGACCTAGAAACGCAGCAGGGCCGCGCCCCAGGTCAGGCCGGCGCCGAAGGCGGTGACAAGTATACGGTCTCCGGCCTTGATGCGCCCGGCTGCGCGGGCTTCGACAATGGCCAGGGGAATGGATGCCGAAGAGGTGTTGCCGTACTTGTCCACGTTGACGAAAACGCGATCGCCGGTCATGTTCAGGCGGCTGCCCACTGCCTCAATGATGCGCATGTTGGCCTGATGGGGAACCAGCAAGTCCACATCGCCGGTGCTCAGCCCGTTGCGGGACAGCACGTTTTCGCAGATGTGCACCATGTTGCGCACGGCATGCTTGTAGGTTTCGCGTCCTTGCATGGTGATGAAAAAATCGTCTTCAATGGTGTCACCCTTGGCATAGCGGCTGCTGGTGCCGCCGCCCACCACGATGAGGTCGCGCTGCGTGCCGTCGCTCTGGCAAACCACGTCTTCAACCCCGGCCAGCACATTGGACGAGGTTCCCGTGACTACGCAGGCGGTGGCCGCATCACCGAAAAGCACGCAGGTGCTTCTGTCGCTCCAGTTCACGCGTCTGGTGAGGGCTTCGGTGCAGACAAAAAGAATTTTGGCTTCCGGCTGGTGAGCCAGCAGGCTGCGGCAGATGGACAGGCCGTACAGAAACCCCGAGCAGGCAGCGCCGAAGTCAAAGGCCATGACAGGGCCTACGCCGAGCTGCCCGGCGATCATGCAGGCCACGGAAGGCGAAAGCACGTCCGGGGTGCAGGTGGCGGCGATAACGTGGGTCAGCTCTGCGGGCTCCATGCCCGCATCGGCCAGGGCCTTGCGGGCCGCCTTGAGCCCAAGGTCTGAGGCGTTCTCGTCATCAGCCAGTTTGTGGCGTTGCCGTATGCCCGTGCGGGAGACAATCCACTCATCGTTGGTGTCCACCACCCTGGCGAGGTCTTCGTTGGTCAGGACCGCGTCCGGCACATGGGCGCTCAGCGCAAGCAAATGGCAGAGAGGGTTCATTCTGTATACCGTCGGTTAGATGGCGCGGGAGAAGCGGGTAAGCTCCTCGTTGGCCAGGATGGTCTCGGCAAGGCGGCTGTTGGTTCCCTTGCGTACAAAGGTGCCGCCCATCTTGATGGCATTGGTCATGGCCAGGGCACTGGAGCGGCCATGACAGACGATGGCCAGGCCCTGAAGGCCCAACAGCGGAGCGCCGCCATATTCGGCGTAGTCAATGGTGCTGGCAAAACGCTTGAAGGCCCCCTTGGCGAGCATGCCGCCAAGGGCGGGCAGTACCCCGGAGGTAAAGACCTTCTTGAGCATGCGCACAAGAGAAGCCGCGAGGCCTTCGCTCATCTTCACCACCACGTTGCCCACAAATCCATCGCAGATCACCACATCAAGGTTGCCGGTAAAGATGTCCCGCCCTTCGGCATTGCCCACAAAATTGAGGTTTTGGGCCATCTTCAGCAGTTCGTAGGCTTCTTTTACCTGGCAGTTGCCCTTGCCTTCCTCTTCGCCGATGCTCAGCAGGCTGACCCGGGGCGAGGCATAGCCCAGCAGGTCACGGGCAAATGCATCGCCCATGAGGCCGAACTGAAAGAGATGGTAGGGGCGGCAGTCCACATTGGCTCCGGCATCAAGCACCACCACGGGATCTTTTTCCGTTGGCAGCAGTGCGGCCAGTGCGGGGCGTTCCACCCCTTGCAGGCGGCCCATAATAAACATGCCGCAGGCCACCGTGGCGCCGGAGTGCCCGGCGCTGACCACGGCGTCAGCGGCGCCTTCCTTGACCAGGCGGCAGGCCACCTGGATGGAGGAATTTTTTTTGCGGCGCAGGATGTCCGAAGGTTTTTCGTTCATATGCACCACATCATCAGCCTGAACAATGTCGTAATGCACGTCTTTGAGGGCGAGCT contains the following coding sequences:
- the ribH gene encoding 6,7-dimethyl-8-ribityllumazine synthase, with the protein product MSTVKTIAGQLDAKGLKVAVVATRFNDFIVDRLVGGALDYLERHGLDMENVTMVRIPGAFEMPLVCQKLAASGKYDGILALGAVIRGGTPHFDYVCAEASKGIAQAMLQHSMPVGFGLLTCDNIEQAIERAGSKAGNKGVEAAAAMLETIRVMEQL
- the leuS gene encoding leucine--tRNA ligase, giving the protein MTQERYNPQAIEEKWQARWQAENAFACSHESNKPKYYVLEMFPYPSGNIHMGHVRNYSIGDVVARNKRMQGYNVLHPMGWDAFGLPAENAAIKNNTHPAEWTYANIRTMRAQLKRLGYSYDWSREIATCRPEYYQWEQMFFLRLLKKGLVYRKKAPQNWCPSCHTVLANEQVIDGLCWRCDSRVVQKDLTQWFLKITAYGDELLRDLGTLEGGWPERVIAMQRNWIGKSTGAAITFGLEKNVEGVKGIDVFTTRPDTVFGVTFMTLAPEHPLVEHLIEGYEKADEVRAFVERIRNMDRLDRQSDLLEKEGIFTGAYALHPFTGQRVPLWLGNFVLADYGTGAVMGVPAHDQRDFEFAHKYSLPVQVVICPEGQELTPETMPEAYTGEGVMVNSGQFDGMLNEDGKKAVAQSLEKNGKGKATTQFRLRDWNISRQRYWGAPIPVIYCDKCGAVPEKEENLPVLLPLDVKTRSDGRSPLADTPSFAQCICPQCGGPARRETDTMDTFVESSWYFARFASARDTETPFDMDAVKYWLPVDQYIGGVEHAILHLLYSRFFTKVLRDMGFFPPELSEPFNNLLTQGMVLKDGGKMSKSKGNVVDPTEMIKKYGADTVRLFCLFAAPAERDFDWSDSGIEGASRFINRVWRLFVEEQARLLPLKACASTAQDAQSPEARDLRRREHLTVKKAGEDMGDRFQFNTAIAAVMELVNTMYISREKMGSTEGDRRVFSSAMATVLTLLSPIIPHVCEELWNRLGHDASLSDEPWPQWDKEATAQDTVTVALQVNGKLRGTVDIPAGADKAAMEEAALADSSVQRHTAGLTVRKVVVVPGKLVNIVAN
- a CDS encoding riboflavin synthase, encoding MFTGIIQGQGEVRSMRKSGTECRICLRPLFTLPNIIDGESIAVNGACLSVEEHGANTFTAYASAETLTRTTLGGLQVGHLVNLERALAMGDRLGGHLVSGHVDCLATVREVRRTGQSLCCRLVFPAEFGAEVIPKGSVSLDGISLTVNDCGPDFLEVNIIPDTQKRTTMLHWRPGVTVNMETDLIGKYVRRLLGPWAGNSTNSDKTDPEVSGLSKDFLLRQGFL
- a CDS encoding deoxycytidylate deaminase, whose amino-acid sequence is MQRLPWPEYFMNITYLVSGRSTCTRRRVGAVAVKDKRILATGYNGAPAGVPHCLEVGCLREQMGIPSGQRHEICRGLHAEQNVIIQAAVHGINISGAELYCTTHPCVQCSKMLINCGIRRIYYAEHYPDELATTMLKEAGIQLERLDFTPPAISPRPE
- the nusB gene encoding transcription antitermination factor NusB, translating into MAKGKNATRRGERELAFQVLYGLSFTPARSLEELRRSFRMSPDNLARSEESGVPVEACGFSWELVEGVWSNSSALDETISRFSHNWRVDRMGRVELTLLRLAAYELVFRADVPPKVAINEALELSRQFGEGNAKNFINGILDAVAKALENGELQRCAAPSNTSI
- the ribD gene encoding bifunctional diaminohydroxyphosphoribosylaminopyrimidine deaminase/5-amino-6-(5-phosphoribosylamino)uracil reductase RibD → MSELDYTPFMREAIALAQQGRWKTCPNPMVGAVLVRDGHIVARGWHRAFGLDHAEVDCLNDAAAQGVDPSECTLVVTLEPCCHQGKTPPCTDAVLRAGIKKIVVGLSDPNPEACGGACRLRESGLDVIEGVCADACRDLVADFLVWQQAQRPYVILKMAATLDGRIATRKGESQWISSEESRQEVQRLRAGIGRCGGAVLVGGGTFRADDPRLTVRPINDGEPLGPQPLACVLTSRLPQPDADFYLLKERPQQTVFLASPAAAASTTAKALRDMGVRVLSLGPSLRGGPDLTHMLRTMREELDCPYLLCEGGGHLALSLLEAGVVDEFRLHMAPMILGDADAQPLFSGRAPLSLDEALRMRVTGSHISGGDIHIELRPLQAVEEK